One Mycolicibacterium crocinum DNA window includes the following coding sequences:
- a CDS encoding YqgE/AlgH family protein — translation MAQSEDPEDFIAPAANRVRPGTLLLANTDLLEPTFRRSVIYVVEHNDGGTLGVVLNRPSETAVYNVLPQWAKLTAKPKTMFIGGPVKRDAALCLGTLRVGTDPQGMPGLRHVAGRMVMVDLDADPDLIAPAVEGVRIFAGYSGWTIGQLEGEIERDDWIVLSALPSDVLVEPRVDLWSRVLRRQPLPLSLLATHPIDVSRN, via the coding sequence GTGGCACAGTCTGAGGACCCCGAAGACTTCATCGCGCCCGCGGCCAACCGGGTGCGGCCGGGAACGCTGCTGCTGGCCAACACCGATCTCTTGGAGCCGACGTTTCGGCGCAGCGTGATCTACGTCGTCGAGCACAACGACGGCGGCACGTTGGGTGTGGTGCTCAACCGTCCGAGCGAGACGGCCGTCTACAACGTGTTGCCGCAGTGGGCGAAACTGACCGCCAAGCCCAAAACCATGTTCATCGGCGGCCCGGTCAAACGTGACGCCGCATTGTGCCTGGGCACCTTGCGGGTCGGCACCGATCCACAGGGCATGCCCGGGTTGCGGCATGTCGCCGGCCGGATGGTGATGGTCGATCTGGACGCCGACCCGGATCTGATCGCTCCGGCGGTCGAGGGGGTGCGGATCTTCGCCGGCTACTCCGGTTGGACCATCGGCCAGCTCGAGGGCGAGATCGAACGCGACGACTGGATTGTGTTGTCCGCGTTGCCGTCCGATGTACTGGTCGAGCCGCGGGTGGATCTGTGGTCGCGGGTGTTGCGCCGTCAGCCGCTGCCGCTGTCGCTGCTGGCGACCCATCCGATCGACGTCAGCCGGAACTGA
- a CDS encoding MFS transporter: MVDARAPGSLWRSVRSLPEFWRLLELRTASQFGDGLFQAGLAGGLLFNPERAADPWAVAGAFAVLFLPYSIVGPFAGALLDRWDRRAVLVVANFARLILVLGVAVLLAVGASDLTVLCGALIVNGFSRFVTSGLSAALPHVVPREKVVVMNSVATATGATATFLGANFMLLPRWLFGSGDTGAATIMLLVAVPIAVAFVLSLRFPHHVLGPDDTARAVHGSVFYAVTTGWIYGARTVLTTPTVAATLSGLASQRMVFGINTLLILVIVRHSDTQAVAGLGTAVIFLAATGSGSFLANVLTPVSIKRWGRYTTANGALVCAAVIQLAGATLQLAVMIVCGFLLGLVGQVVKLCADTAMQIDVDDALRGHVFAVQDSLFWVSFIAATMLAATVIPADGRSTALALAGSAIYLLGLAAHAAVGRQR; this comes from the coding sequence ATGGTCGACGCGCGCGCACCCGGTTCGCTCTGGCGATCGGTGCGCAGCCTGCCCGAGTTCTGGCGGCTGCTGGAGCTCCGGACCGCAAGCCAGTTCGGTGACGGGCTGTTTCAGGCCGGGCTCGCCGGCGGGCTGCTGTTCAATCCGGAGCGTGCCGCCGATCCCTGGGCGGTGGCGGGTGCGTTCGCCGTGTTGTTCCTGCCGTATTCGATCGTCGGCCCGTTCGCCGGGGCGCTACTGGACCGGTGGGACCGCCGGGCGGTGCTGGTCGTCGCGAACTTCGCCAGGCTGATTCTGGTACTCGGTGTCGCGGTGCTGCTGGCCGTGGGCGCCAGCGACCTGACCGTGCTCTGCGGCGCGCTGATCGTCAACGGGTTCAGCCGGTTCGTCACCTCCGGCCTGTCCGCGGCGCTGCCGCACGTCGTGCCTCGCGAGAAAGTCGTGGTGATGAATTCGGTCGCCACCGCCACCGGGGCCACCGCCACCTTCCTGGGCGCGAACTTCATGCTGCTGCCGCGGTGGCTGTTCGGCTCGGGTGATACCGGCGCCGCCACGATCATGCTGCTGGTCGCGGTTCCGATCGCGGTCGCATTCGTGCTGTCGCTGCGGTTTCCGCACCACGTGCTCGGACCCGACGACACCGCGCGCGCCGTGCACGGCTCGGTGTTCTACGCCGTCACCACCGGCTGGATCTATGGCGCCCGCACCGTACTCACGACACCCACGGTCGCCGCGACGCTGTCCGGACTCGCCAGTCAACGGATGGTGTTCGGCATCAATACGCTGTTGATTCTGGTCATCGTGCGCCACAGCGACACTCAAGCCGTCGCGGGCCTGGGTACCGCCGTCATCTTTCTCGCCGCCACCGGCAGCGGCTCTTTCCTGGCCAACGTGCTCACCCCGGTGTCGATCAAGAGATGGGGGCGTTACACGACCGCGAACGGGGCGCTGGTGTGTGCCGCGGTCATCCAGTTGGCCGGTGCCACCCTGCAATTGGCGGTGATGATCGTATGCGGGTTCCTGCTCGGACTGGTCGGGCAGGTCGTCAAGCTGTGCGCTGACACCGCGATGCAAATCGACGTCGACGACGCACTGCGCGGACATGTTTTCGCCGTACAGGATTCGCTGTTCTGGGTGTCGTTCATCGCGGCCACGATGCTGGCGGCGACGGTGATTCCGGCCGACGGTCGGTCCACCGCGCTGGCCTTGGCGGGGTCGGCGATCTATCTGCTCGGCCTGGCGGCACACGCTGCGGTGGGCCGGCAGCGCTAG
- a CDS encoding TIGR03084 family metal-binding protein, giving the protein MAAADPIVDDLRDESDALDALVAPLDPAGWAQPTPAPGWTIAHQIAHLLWTDRASLMSITDEAAFGELVAAAQNDPLGFVDKAAEELALTPPEQLLAQWRDTRSRLHAALRGVAEGRKLVWFGPPMSAPSMATARLMETWAHGLDVADSLGVEATPTARLKSIAHLGVRTRDFAFAVHGLTPPAEPFRVELAAPDGSRWTWGPEDAGQRVTGSAVDFCYLVTQRRPRSELDVVAEGADAATWLGIAQAFAGPPGEGR; this is encoded by the coding sequence ATGGCAGCCGCGGACCCCATCGTCGACGACCTGCGTGACGAAAGCGACGCGCTCGACGCGCTTGTCGCACCCCTTGATCCGGCCGGCTGGGCGCAACCCACGCCCGCACCCGGCTGGACCATCGCCCACCAGATTGCCCACCTGCTGTGGACCGATCGAGCGTCGCTGATGTCGATCACCGACGAAGCCGCGTTCGGTGAGCTCGTCGCCGCTGCGCAGAACGATCCGCTGGGCTTCGTCGACAAGGCGGCCGAGGAGTTGGCGCTGACCCCGCCCGAACAGCTGCTTGCCCAGTGGCGTGACACCCGCAGCCGGCTGCACGCCGCGCTGCGCGGGGTGGCCGAGGGCCGCAAGCTCGTCTGGTTCGGTCCGCCGATGAGTGCGCCGTCGATGGCCACCGCGCGGCTGATGGAGACCTGGGCGCACGGCCTGGACGTGGCCGACAGCCTCGGTGTCGAGGCCACCCCGACGGCACGGTTGAAGTCGATCGCCCACCTGGGAGTGCGCACCCGGGACTTCGCATTCGCGGTGCACGGCCTGACGCCCCCGGCGGAGCCGTTTCGCGTCGAGCTGGCCGCTCCCGACGGCAGTCGCTGGACGTGGGGACCCGAGGACGCCGGTCAGCGCGTGACCGGTTCGGCCGTCGACTTCTGCTACCTGGTCACCCAGCGCCGACCACGCTCGGAACTGGATGTCGTCGCCGAAGGAGCCGATGCCGCAACGTGGCTCGGCATCGCGCAAGCCTTCGCCGGGCCACCCGGCGAAGGGCGGTAA